The DNA segment GCGGGTCACCGCACGCTCCTGGTGGTACAGCGGGCTCCGGCAGCTGGCGCTGGGCGGGGCGGCGGCCGGGATCACCTACGCGCTCGGCACGCTGTTCGGTACCGCGGTGGGCTGACGGGCTGAAGGGGTGGCCTTCGGCGCGACGGAGTGAGACATTATGCGTCCCGCATCATAGGTATCGGTTACCGGGCGGTTTCGAGCCCCGGACCACCGGGCATAAGCGGGGAACGCCGCAGGCAACGTCGCCTGCTCCGTTCCGGGCCCACGGACGCTGACTCCGGCCGTGTCGCCCCCGCTTCCACCGCTCTGCGGTGTCCGCATGCTGGAATGAAACATCCGCTTTTCGAGAAGCATTCCATCATGTAACCTGCTCGAAATTTCGCAGAGGGCCAACGTCGTCCCTATGCACTTGCATATGCCACGACGACGACGGGAGAGCCGATGCGCATCCACGCCTGGTCGCCCATGGAGGGTCGCCCCGCCCCGCAGGGGATGTACGACCCCAGCAACGAACACGATGCCTGCGGTGTCGGGTTCGTGGCCACTCTTACCGGCGTGGCCAGCCACGAGCTGGTCGAGCAGGCGCTGACCGTACTGCGCAATCTCGAACACCGCGGCGCCACCGGATCCGAGCCGGACTCCGGCGACGGCGCCGGAATCCTGCTCCAGGTACCCGATGCCTTCCTGCGTGAGGCCACCGCATTCGAGCTTCCCGAAGCGGGCGCGTACGCCGTCGGCATCGGCTTCCTGCCGCTCGACGACAGCCCCGCCGCCGTCTCCCGGATAGAGGCGCTGGCCGCCGAGGAAGGCCTCACCGTCCTCGGCTGGCGCGACGTCCCGGTGACCCCGGACCTGCTGGGCAGCCTGGCCCGCGCCACCATGCCCGAGTTCCGCCAGCTCTTCGTCGCCGACGCGGCGGACGGCCAGGACGCCCCCGCGACGGGCATCGCGCTCGACCGCAAGGCATTCGTCCTGCGCAAGCGCGCCGAGCGCGAGGCCGGTGTCTACTTCCCCTCGCTCTCCGCCCGCACGATCGTCTACAAGGGCATGCTCACGACGGGCCAGCTGGAACCGTTCTTCCCGGACCTCTCCGACCGCCGCTTCGCCACCGCCGTCGCGCTGGTGCACTCGCGCTTCTCGACGAACACCTTCCCGAGCTGGCCGCTCGCCCACCCGTACCGCTTCGTCGCGCACAACGGCGAGATCAACACGGTCAAGGGCAACCGCAACTGGATGAAGGCCCGCGAGTCCCAGCTCGCGTCCGACCTCTTCGGACCGCAGAAGCTGGACCGGATCTTCCCCCTCTGCACCCCCGACGCCTCGGACTCCGCCTCGTTCGACGAGGTCCTGGAGCTCCTGCACCTCGGCGGCCGCTCGCTCCCGCACTCCGTGCTGATGATGGTCCCCGAGGCGTGGGAGAACCACGAGTCGATGGACCCGGCACGCCGGGCCTTCTACCAGTACCACGCGACGATGATGGAGCCCTGGGACGGCCCCGCCTGCGTCACCTTCACCGACGGCACGCAGGTCGGCGCGGTCCTCGACCGCAACGGTCTGCGCCCCGGCCGGTACTGGGTGACCGACGACGGCCTCGTCGTCCTCTCGTCCGAGGTCGGCGTCCTGGACATCGACCCCGCGAAGGTCGTCCGCAAGGGCCGCCTGCAGCCCGGCCGGATGTTCCTCGTGGACACCGCCGAGCACCGCATCATCGAGGACGACGAGATCAAGGCCGGCCTCGCCGCCGAGCAGCCGTACGAGGAGTGGCTGGAGAGCGGTGAGATCGAGCTCGAGGACCTCCCCGAGCGCGAGCACATCGTGCACACCCACGCCTCGGTCACCCGCCGCCAGCAGACCTTCGGCTACACTGAGGAGGAGCTGCGCGTCATCCTCGCGCCCATGGCCCGCACCTCGGGCGAGCCGCTCGGCTCGATGGGCACGGACTCGCCGATCGCCGCGCTCTCCGCGCGCCCCAGGCTGCTCTTCGACTACTTCACCCAGCTCTTCGCCCAGGTCACCAACCCGCCGCTGGACGCCATCCGCGAGGAGCTCGTCACCTCGCTGCGCTCCACGCTCGGGCCCGCGGGCAACATCCTGGAGCCCACCGCGGCCGCCTGCCGCAGCGTGACGCTGCCGTTCCCGGTGATCGACAACGACGAGCTGGCCAAGCTCATACACATCAACGCCGACGGCGACATGCCGGGGATGAAGGCCGCGACGCTCGCCGGCCTCTACCGGGTCGGCGGTGGCGGCGAGGCGCTGGCCGCCCGGCTGAAGGACATCTGCGACGAGACCGACGCGGCCATCGAGGCCGGTGCCCGGCTGATCGTCCTCTCCGACCGGCACTCCGACGCCGAGCACGCCCCGATCCCGTCGCTGCTGCTCACCTCGGCCGTCCACCACCACCTCATCCGCACCAAGCAGCGCACTCAGGTGGGGCTGCTCGTCGAGGCCGGTGACGTCCGCGAGGTGCACCACGTCGCGCTGCTCATCGGGTACGGCGCCGCCGCCGTCAACCCGTACCTCGCCATGGAGTCCGTCGAGGACCTGGTCCGCGCCGGCACCTTCATCGAGGGCCTGGAGCCCGAGCAGGCCATCCGCAACCTGATCTACGCCCTCGGCAAGGGCGTCCTGAAGGTCATGTCCAAGATGGGCATCTCGACCGTGGCCTCCTACCGGGGCGCGCAGGTCTTCGAGGCCGTCGGCCTCGACCAGTCCTTCGTCGACACGTACTTCAACGGCACCGCGACCAAGATCGGCGGCGCCGGACTCGACGTCGTCGCCACCGAGGTCGCCGCCCGCCACGCCAAGGCGTATCCCGCGTCCGGCATCTCCGCCTCGCACCGCAAGCTGGAGATCGGCGGCGAGTACCAGTGGCGCCGTGAGGGCGAGCCGCACCTCTTCGACCCGGACACGGTCTTCCGCCTCCAGCACGCGGCGCGCTCCGGCCGGTACGACATCTTCAAGAAGTACACGGACCGGGTGAACGAGCAGTCCGAGCGGCTGATGACGCTCCGCGGCCTGTTCGGCTTCGCCTCCGGCCGCGAGTCCATCCCGCTCGACGAGGTCGAGCCCGCGTCCGAGATCGTCAAGCGCTTCTCCACCGGCGCCATGTCGTACGGCTCCATCTCCAAGGAGGCGCACGAGACCCTCGCCATCGCCATGAACCAGCTGGGCGGCAAGTCCAACACCGGTGAGGGCGGCGAGGACGCGGACCGGCTGTACGACCCGGCGCGCCGCTCGTCCATCAAGCAGGTCGCGTCCGGCCGCTTCGGTGTGACCAGCGAGTACCTGGTCAACGCGGACGACATCCAGATCAAGATGGCGCAGGGCGCGAAGCCCGGCGAGGGCGGCCAGCTGCCCGGCCACAAGGTCTACCCGTGGGTCGCCAAGACGCGTCACTCGACGCCGGGCGTCGGCCTCATCTCGCCGCCGCCGCACCACGACATCTACTCCATCGAGGATCTCGCCCAGCTGATCCACGACCTGAAGAACGCCAACCCGGCGGCCCGCATCCACGTGAAGCTGGTCTCCGAGGTCGGTGTCGGCACGGTCGCCGCGGGCGTCTCCAAGGCGCACGCGGACGTCGTCCTCATCTCCGGCCACGACGGTGGCACGGGCGCGTCCCCGCTCACCTCGCTGAAGCACGCGGGCGGCCCCTGGGAGCTCGGCCTCGCCGAGACCCAGCAGACGCTGCTGCTCAACGGCCTGCGCGACCGCATCGTCGTACAGACCGACGGTCAGCTCAAGACCGGCCGCGACGTCATCATCGCCGCGCTCCTCGGCGCCGAGGAGTTCGGTTTCGCGACCGCGCCACTCGTCGTCTCGGGCTGCGTCATGATGCGCGTCTGTCACCTGGACACCTGCCCGGTCGGCATCGCCACCCAGAACCCGGTGCTGCGCGAGCGCTTCTCCGGCAAGGCCGAGTACATCGTGAACTTCTTCCGGTTCATCGCCGAAGAGGTCCGCGAACTCCTCGCCGAGCTGGGCTTCCGTACGCTGGAGGAGGCCGTCGGTCACGCCGAGCTGCTCGACACCGAGCGCGCCGTGAACCACTGGAAGGCGCAGGGGCTCGACCTCAACCCGCTCTTCCACGTCCCGGAGCTGCCCGAGGGCGCGGCACGCCACCGCACCGCCGTACAGGACCACGGCCTGGAGAAGGCGCTCGACAACCAGCTGATCAAGCTGGCCGCCGACGCGCTGGACGCCGACTCCGCGGAGGCCGCCCAGCCGGTCCGCGCGCAGATCGCCATCCGGAACATCAACCGGACGGTCGGCACCATGCTCGGCCACGAGGTGACGAAGAAGTTCGGTGGCGCGGGCCTGCCCGACGACACCATCGACATCACCTTCACCGGCTCCGCTGGCCAGTCCTTCGGCGCCTTCGCCCCGCGCGGGGTGACACTCCGGCTGGAGGGCGACGCCAACGACTACGTCGGCAAGGGCCTCTCCGGCGGCCGGGTCGTCGTCCGCCCGGACCGCGGCGCCGAGCACCTCGCCGAGTACTCCACCATCGCGGGCAACACCATCGCCTACGGCGCGACCGGCGGCGAGCTGTTCCTGCGCGGCCGCACCGGCGAGCGGTTCTGCGTCCGCAACTCCGGCGCGACGGTCGTCTCGGAAGGCGTGGGCGACCACGGCTGCGAGTACATGACCGGCGGCCACGCCGTGGTCATCGGCGAGACCGGGCGGAACTTCGCCGCCGGTATGTCGGGCGGTGTCGCCTACGTCATCGACCTGGACCGCGACAACGTCAACGCCGGCAACATCGGCGCGGTCGAGCCCGTCGACGACTCCGACAAGCAGTGGCTGCACGACGTCGTGCGCCGCCACCAGGAGGAGACCGGCTCCACCGTGGCCGAGAAGCTGCTGGCCGACTGGGACACCGCGGCCGCCCGCTTCAGCAAGATCATCCCGACCACCTACAAGGCAGTGCTCGCCGCCAAGGACGCCGCTGAGCTGGCAGGTCTCTCCGAGAACGAGACCACCGAGAAGATGATGGAGGCGGCGACCAATGGCTGACCCCAAGGGCTTTCTGACAACGGGCCGCGAGGTCGCGCAGACCCGCCCCGTCGAGGAGCGGGTGAAGGACTGGAACGAGGTCTACGTTCCCGGATCCCTGCTGCCGATCATCAGCAAGCAGGCCGGCCGCTGCATGGACTGCGGCATCCCGTTCTGCCACAACGGCTGTCCGCTGGGGAACCTCATCCCCGAGTGGAACGACTACGCGTACCGCGAGGACTGGTCGGCGGCCTCCGAGCGGCTGCACGCCACCAACAACTTCCCGGAGTTCACCGGACGCCTCTGCCCGGCGCCCTGCGAGTCGGCGTGTGTCCTCGGCATCAACCAGCCCGCCGTCACCATCAAGAACGTCGAAGTCTCGATCATCGACAAGGCGTGGGACAGCGGCGACGTCACCCCGCAGCCGCCCGAGCGGCTCTCCGGCAAGACGGTGGCGGTCATCGGCTCCGGCCCGGCGGGTCTCGCCGCCGCCCAGCAGCTGACCCGTGCCGGGCACACGGTCGCCGTCTACGAGCGCGCGGACCGCATCGGGGGACTGCTCCGGTACGGCATCCCCGCGTTCAAGATGGAGAAGTCCCACATCAACCGGCGCATCGAGCAGATGCGCGCGGAAGGCACCAAGTTCCGCACCGAGACGGAGATCGGCCGCGACATCGACGCGGCGAAGCTCCGCCGCAGGTACGACGCGGTGGTCATCGCGGCCGGCGCGACGGTCTCCCGGGACCTGCCCGTACCGGGCCGCGAGCTGAACGGCATCCACTTCGCGATGGAGTACCTGCCGCTCGCCAACAAGGTGCAGGAGGGTGACCTCACGGTGGCCCCGATCACCGCCGAGGGCAAGCACGTCGTGGTCATCGGCGGCGGCGACACCGGCGCCGACTGCGTGGGCACCGCGCACCGCCAGGGCGCCGCCTCGGTCACCCAGCTGGAGATCATGCCCCGCCCCGGTGACGAGCGGAATCCGAGCCAGCCCTGGCCGACCTTCCCGATGCTCTACAAGGTCACCTCCGCGCACGAGGAGGGCGGCGAGCGCGTCTACGCCGTCTCGACCACGCACTTCGAGGGCTCCGCGCCCGAGGAGGGGGAGACGGTCGGGAACGTCACGTACCTGCACCTCGCCGAGGTGGAGTTCAAGGACGGCAAGCTGGAGCAGAAGCCGGGCACCGAGCGGCGTATCCCCGCCGAGCTCGTCACCCTGGCCATGGGCTTCACCGGCACCGACCAGGCCAACGGCCTCGTCCAGCAGTTCGGCCTGGAGCTCGACGCCCGCGGGAACATCGCCCGTGATGCCGACTTCGCGACCAATGTTCCCGGCGTGTACGTTGCAGGTGACGCGGGCCGCGGCCAGTCGCTGATCGTCTGGGCGATCGCCGAGGGCCGCTCGGCGGCGCGCGGCGTGGACCGTTTCCTCACGGGCGCCAGCGAGCTGCACGCCCCGATCAAGCCGACGGACCGGGCACTGACGGTCTGACGGCCCCACAAGAACGTCCCGCACAATGGGGTGCGGAACTGAACGCGGCGCCTGCCTTGTCCCCGACCGGACACTGGGTGGGCGCCGTGGCGCGTCCGGCCTCCGGGCGGCGGACGACGACAGGGCGGGCGAGGGAGTGGACCAGCGGGTGAAGCGGATGGATCAGCGGGCGGACCGGGGCGCGGACCGGCGGGCACAGGCGGTGCGGGCGTGACGGTACGGATACTGCGGGCCGCCGGGCGGACCGCCGCGCCCTGGAAGAACGGCGGCGGGGTCACCCGTGAGATCGCGGCCGCGCCGGACGGCGCCGGGATGGACACCTTCGCCTGGCGGGTGAGCCTGGCCGATGTCGGTGCCGACGGGCCGTTCTCCGTCTTCCCCGGGGTCACCAGGGTGCTGACGGTGGCGGACGGCGCGGGGATGGAGCTGACGCCCGGGGGAGTCCCGCTGCGGGCGGACGAGCGGTTCGTGCCGCACCGCTTCGCCGGTGACGTGGCGACGCACGGACGGCTGCTCGACGGCCCCGTCGTGAACTTCAACGTGATGTACCGCGAGGCGCTCACCGAAGCGCTCACCTCGGTCGTACGCGGCAGACTCACCGTCGGCGTCCCGCCGGACGCCACCGTGCTGGCCGTCGTACTGGACGGGACCGCGGTCCTGGAGGACTCGGGCGCCGCCCTGGGGCGTTTCGACGCGGCGATGGTGACCGGCGAGTCACCCGGTGTGCTGCGGGCCGACGGCCGCACGGCTCTCGTCACCCTGCGGAGCAGGCCGCGGACCGGGCCAGGGAGCAGCTGAATTCCCTTGCGCCGCAGGGGGGTTGAGGCATGATGCGATCATGACTTCCTTCGTGCGCCATGTGACGGTCGACTGCGCCGACGCCTATGGGCTCGGCAGCTTCTGGGCCAAGGTCCTCGACATCCCGCTCACCGACGACGACCGGCCCGGTGACCCCGAGGCGCTGATCCAGGCCACCGGATTCGGGCTGCTCTTCATCCAGGTACCCGAGCCCAAGCAGATCAAGAACCGCTTGCATCTGGACCTCCAGCCGACGGACCGCACCCGCGAGGAGGAGGTCGAGCGGCTGCTGGCGCTCGGCGCCACACTCGTCGAGGACCACCGCAGGCCCGACGGCCGGGGGTGGGCGACGCTGGCCGACATCGAGGG comes from the Streptomyces sp. NBC_01471 genome and includes:
- the gltB gene encoding glutamate synthase large subunit yields the protein MRIHAWSPMEGRPAPQGMYDPSNEHDACGVGFVATLTGVASHELVEQALTVLRNLEHRGATGSEPDSGDGAGILLQVPDAFLREATAFELPEAGAYAVGIGFLPLDDSPAAVSRIEALAAEEGLTVLGWRDVPVTPDLLGSLARATMPEFRQLFVADAADGQDAPATGIALDRKAFVLRKRAEREAGVYFPSLSARTIVYKGMLTTGQLEPFFPDLSDRRFATAVALVHSRFSTNTFPSWPLAHPYRFVAHNGEINTVKGNRNWMKARESQLASDLFGPQKLDRIFPLCTPDASDSASFDEVLELLHLGGRSLPHSVLMMVPEAWENHESMDPARRAFYQYHATMMEPWDGPACVTFTDGTQVGAVLDRNGLRPGRYWVTDDGLVVLSSEVGVLDIDPAKVVRKGRLQPGRMFLVDTAEHRIIEDDEIKAGLAAEQPYEEWLESGEIELEDLPEREHIVHTHASVTRRQQTFGYTEEELRVILAPMARTSGEPLGSMGTDSPIAALSARPRLLFDYFTQLFAQVTNPPLDAIREELVTSLRSTLGPAGNILEPTAAACRSVTLPFPVIDNDELAKLIHINADGDMPGMKAATLAGLYRVGGGGEALAARLKDICDETDAAIEAGARLIVLSDRHSDAEHAPIPSLLLTSAVHHHLIRTKQRTQVGLLVEAGDVREVHHVALLIGYGAAAVNPYLAMESVEDLVRAGTFIEGLEPEQAIRNLIYALGKGVLKVMSKMGISTVASYRGAQVFEAVGLDQSFVDTYFNGTATKIGGAGLDVVATEVAARHAKAYPASGISASHRKLEIGGEYQWRREGEPHLFDPDTVFRLQHAARSGRYDIFKKYTDRVNEQSERLMTLRGLFGFASGRESIPLDEVEPASEIVKRFSTGAMSYGSISKEAHETLAIAMNQLGGKSNTGEGGEDADRLYDPARRSSIKQVASGRFGVTSEYLVNADDIQIKMAQGAKPGEGGQLPGHKVYPWVAKTRHSTPGVGLISPPPHHDIYSIEDLAQLIHDLKNANPAARIHVKLVSEVGVGTVAAGVSKAHADVVLISGHDGGTGASPLTSLKHAGGPWELGLAETQQTLLLNGLRDRIVVQTDGQLKTGRDVIIAALLGAEEFGFATAPLVVSGCVMMRVCHLDTCPVGIATQNPVLRERFSGKAEYIVNFFRFIAEEVRELLAELGFRTLEEAVGHAELLDTERAVNHWKAQGLDLNPLFHVPELPEGAARHRTAVQDHGLEKALDNQLIKLAADALDADSAEAAQPVRAQIAIRNINRTVGTMLGHEVTKKFGGAGLPDDTIDITFTGSAGQSFGAFAPRGVTLRLEGDANDYVGKGLSGGRVVVRPDRGAEHLAEYSTIAGNTIAYGATGGELFLRGRTGERFCVRNSGATVVSEGVGDHGCEYMTGGHAVVIGETGRNFAAGMSGGVAYVIDLDRDNVNAGNIGAVEPVDDSDKQWLHDVVRRHQEETGSTVAEKLLADWDTAAARFSKIIPTTYKAVLAAKDAAELAGLSENETTEKMMEAATNG
- a CDS encoding glutamate synthase subunit beta gives rise to the protein MADPKGFLTTGREVAQTRPVEERVKDWNEVYVPGSLLPIISKQAGRCMDCGIPFCHNGCPLGNLIPEWNDYAYREDWSAASERLHATNNFPEFTGRLCPAPCESACVLGINQPAVTIKNVEVSIIDKAWDSGDVTPQPPERLSGKTVAVIGSGPAGLAAAQQLTRAGHTVAVYERADRIGGLLRYGIPAFKMEKSHINRRIEQMRAEGTKFRTETEIGRDIDAAKLRRRYDAVVIAAGATVSRDLPVPGRELNGIHFAMEYLPLANKVQEGDLTVAPITAEGKHVVVIGGGDTGADCVGTAHRQGAASVTQLEIMPRPGDERNPSQPWPTFPMLYKVTSAHEEGGERVYAVSTTHFEGSAPEEGETVGNVTYLHLAEVEFKDGKLEQKPGTERRIPAELVTLAMGFTGTDQANGLVQQFGLELDARGNIARDADFATNVPGVYVAGDAGRGQSLIVWAIAEGRSAARGVDRFLTGASELHAPIKPTDRALTV
- a CDS encoding HutD family protein, yielding MTVRILRAAGRTAAPWKNGGGVTREIAAAPDGAGMDTFAWRVSLADVGADGPFSVFPGVTRVLTVADGAGMELTPGGVPLRADERFVPHRFAGDVATHGRLLDGPVVNFNVMYREALTEALTSVVRGRLTVGVPPDATVLAVVLDGTAVLEDSGAALGRFDAAMVTGESPGVLRADGRTALVTLRSRPRTGPGSS